GTGCGGGGCTGATCGCCGCCGGCGGCACGGTCTCCGACGGCGGCGCCAAGGCGGCCCTGATCATCGTCGGCATCCTGGTCGCCATCGCGGCGATATTGGCCATGTGCGGACTGAACATGGTCGCGCCGGGCGAGGCGCGGGTCGTCCAGCTCTTCGGGCGCTACCGGGGCACCATCCGCGAGGACGGACTGCGCTGGGTGAACCCCTTCACCTCCCGCACGAAGATCTCGACCCGGGTCCGCAACCACGAGACGGCCGTACTGAAGGTCAACGACGCCTACGGCAACCCGATCGAGCTCGCCGCGGTCGTCGTATGGAAGGTGGAGGACACCGCGCAGGCCACGTTCGAGGTGGACGACTTCCTGGAGTTCGTCTCCACCCAGACCGAGGCGGCCGTGCGGCACATCGCCATCGAGTACCCCTACGACGCCCATGACGAGGGCGGCCTCTCACTGCGCGGCAACGCCGAGGAGATCACCGAGAAGCTCGCCGTCGAACTGCACGCGCGCGTGGAGGCGGCCGGGGTGCAGATCATCGAGTCGCGCTTCACGCATCTCGCGTACGCTCCCGAGATCGCCTCCGCGATGCTCCAGCGCCAGCAGGCCGGAGCGGTCGTCGCGGCCCGGCGGCAGATCGTCGACGGTGCGGTGGGCATGGTCGAGGCGGCGCTCGCCCGGATCTCCGAGCGGGACATCGTGGAGCTGGACGAGG
The DNA window shown above is from Streptomyces chartreusis and carries:
- a CDS encoding SPFH domain-containing protein encodes the protein MPNTPEDRADTTSATADVPEMPAPRVREFTAHSIGGGLALLLGLVGLLVGAGLIAAGGTVSDGGAKAALIIVGILVAIAAILAMCGLNMVAPGEARVVQLFGRYRGTIREDGLRWVNPFTSRTKISTRVRNHETAVLKVNDAYGNPIELAAVVVWKVEDTAQATFEVDDFLEFVSTQTEAAVRHIAIEYPYDAHDEGGLSLRGNAEEITEKLAVELHARVEAAGVQIIESRFTHLAYAPEIASAMLQRQQAGAVVAARRQIVDGAVGMVEAALARISERDIVELDEERKAAMVSNLMVVLCGDRAPQPVLNTGTLYQ